The Arvicola amphibius chromosome 5, mArvAmp1.2, whole genome shotgun sequence genome contains the following window.
TACTGTGTGACAAAATggatttcaaaccaaaattagGCAGAAGTAGAGAAGCCTTCGTAACTATTAAGCAAACAACACATCAAGAAgatattatcattttaaatatgcaCACACTGGATctaaatttcataaaacaaatggcAGTGGATGTACTGACACAGATTAGTCTCAATACAATAATAATGCTTACATCAATGTCACATTCTCATCAATAGACAGAtctcaacaataaataaacaagcaaacaaaataatatcTTTGTtatatcagggctggagagatgactcaggataGAAAATCACTGGCTTACTTCAATGCCACATTCTTATCAATAGACAGAtctcaacaataaataaacaagcaaacaaaataatatcTTTGTtatatcagggctggagagatgactcaggataGAAAATCACTGGCTTACTTCAATGCCACATTCTTATCAATAGACAGAtctcaacaataaataaacaagcaaacaaaagaatgtCTCAGTTAtattagagctggagagatggttcagcatagAAAATCACTGgctacccttgcagaggacccaggttcatttcccagcacacatatagtggctcacaatcatctgtaactccagttccagaagatctaacaccctcttctgatcacTGAGTGCACTAGGCATTCACATGTTAAGACAcacataaatgcaaacaaaacacacaggcacataaaaaTGAAGCTAATCTTTAATAAATGCCAAACCATGTGTACTACAGTGAAAGCCATCCAGATAGGAAAGTCTACAGCTGCAAGTTCCTTCATTGAAAATATCAGGGAGATCACAATAAACAACAATTTACTTACCTTAAGGCCTTGGGGAAAAGAAGAACAAGCCAAGCTCAAAATCAGtagatggaaaaaataatatagataccaacaaaatggaaataaaacctaATACGAAAGTCAATGAAACCCacattggttctttgaaaaatttgatAAGTCTTTAGACAACTAACCAAAAGAATGAGTAGGCCCAAatgattaaaattcaaaattaaagatATTATAAAACACCAATAACATTCAGGAAATTATTAGGACatacctttaaaatgtatattcctctaaaatagaaaacataaaaagaaataaatgaagctCTAGATGTGAATGATCCACCAAAAGTAAACAAAGGTGATGTAAACTATTTAAACATCTGTATCAAGAAGAGATATTgaagtgggtttgtttgtttatctggttGGCTGgttgattatgttttttttttccaaggcaaggtttctctgtgtgaatatggctgtcctggaactcattctgtagcccaagctgaccttgaactcagagatccacgagcctctgcctcccaagcatgtgtgccactactgctggGTGGTAATATTTTTAAGTTGTGCTAGAAATTGATACCATGGTTTAGTGAGTACAGGTCCTTGGCCCCAACCTGattacctgagtttgatttccacaCCTATatagtggaaaaagaaaactgattcccacaaattatcctctgaccgctacaaatgcacacatacaaataaataaatgtaaaagtatgTTTAATTCCACTAAAAAAAAGTACAGGCCTACATATGGACATTGCTGGAATCTACCAGATCTTAAAAGAAGAACCAACACTAGTGGGTatctaaatatttcttaaaacagaaaaagacagattGCTACCAGAATATTTTTATGAATCCAGAATTAACATGATACCAAAACCAGATAAAGACAcaacaacagagagagaaaattataTCCCAATCTCCTTGATAAACTTAGATGCAAATGTTGGTGATAAAATTCAGTAAATTAAGTTAATTAGAATTTGGCAAATCAAATTCAATAGCATagagagaaaatataattcaCCCTGATCAATTTGACTTCATCCCAAATACTTAGTGATGGTTCAGCATATGCAAAACAAGAAATGTGATTTGTTATGTAAATGGACTCAAGGTCTAAAAATATGTGATCATCTCAATAGCTGCATAAGAGGGTTTGATGAACTCCAACACCATCCATGATAAGATCCTTGAATAAAGGACACAGAGAagccataataataaataaaggttaCATATGAGAGTCCTATGGTCAGCATTACAGATGGGAGGAAGCTCACCATTTctattaaaatcagaaacaagtgGTGTTCACTGTTTCCACTCTTGCTCAATATACAGCCTGAAGTCTAGCTagagcaagaagaaaaggaaacaaggtATACAAATAGGATAGAAGTTGAAACGCCCTTATTTATAGAAGGCATGATCCTATACATAAGAAACTCTAGTGACACCACCAGAAAACTCTGcattgataaacactttcagcgaaagagcaggatacaaaattaacagacaaaaatcagtagccatcctgtacaaaaataacaaacatacTGGGGGAAAAAATTGTGGAAACAATCTCATTTACAATTGCATCAAACAAATACCTTAGAATAAACTCAACCAAGGAAGTGAAACTTCCACAATGAAAGCTCTAAAACACTAAAAAGCAAAatggaagaagacacaagaaaatggaaagccCTCCCATGCTAATAGATTTAAAGAATCAATATTGTGGACAGCTGtactaccaaaagcagtctacagatttaATCCATCTTCATCAAAATTTCAATATattctttatagaaataaaaataaattcatatatatgaaagCACAAAAAATGGGCAATCTGGTCCAAAAAGAATAATACTGAAAGTGTGTGTCTTCATacctgatttcaagttatactacagagtCACAAAAGCAGTATATTTGATCTAtagtatatatagtgtatatatatatagtatatacaaaATATGCTGTTTTGTCACAATatagtatgtatacatatagtatatgtgtatgtagtatATAGGACGTATACTATATATGCAGTATGTGTGTACATAGTATATATAGTGTGCATGTTGTATATATTCTATAtcctatatgcatatatatactaTGCATGagctgtatatatacatacaaacatactatatcatgacaaaaacagcatggtaatgatacaaaaacagacataaatcactgaaataaaatatactaCCTAGATATAAACACAATTAAAGTCACTTGTTTTTTGACAGAGATATCAAAAATATACATTGGATGAAaaagagtttctttattaaatggtTCTGGAGAAACTGGTGTCTGAAATTAGATCTCTATCTACCATCTTGTCCATAAGCCAACTCCAAATTTATCAAAGACCGTAATATAACATCCGAAACTCtgaaaaatgtaagagaaaaggGCAGGAAAAACACTTCAAAGTTGGCACTTAGGAACTAATGCCAATTGCTGACTAATGCACCTTagagaatttaataaaaaaaaaaacttctgtacaaaaaaagaaataactgagTGAAAAAAAAGCCCACGGTGACTCCAAGAAAGTGGCTCCTCTCCCCAAGGAGGTGGAAGAATATTGTGAGGATGAAGAAACATcaaaagatgaagaagatgacAGTAGTGGAGAAGAAGAGGTTGTCaagcctcaggaaaaaaaaaaggcaagaaggCTATCACAACTCTATCAAAGAAGGTGGTTGTTTCACAAACGGAAAAGGTTGTGCTTCCCACACCAGCTAAGAAAGCTGCTGTTAGTTACCCCAGGTAAAAAGGCAGCAGCCACACCAGCCAGTAAGGCGGTTACACCAGCAAAGCAGGTACAGCACCTGGTAAGAAGGGAGCCACACAAGCAAAAGCATTGGTAACAGGCCCTGGTAAGATGGGGGCTGTCGCTCCAGCCAAGGTTGCTAAGAATGGTAGGAATGCCAAGAAGGAAGAGAGTGATGGGGATGAAGAAGACgatgaagatgaagatggcagtgatgaggaggaagatgatgagGAAGAGAATGAATCTGAGCCACCAATAGTAAAAGGATTAAAACCATCAAAatagctgctgctgctcccaCCGCAGAGGATGAGGACAAGGAAGATGATGGGGAAGATGACGATGAAGAAGATGACTCGGGGAAATCACTCACTAAAGGAAAGGAAACTCCTGCAAAAGTTGTTCCTGTGAAAGCCAAGACTGTGGCTGAAGAGGATAAGGAAAAGGACGCGGaatggaggaagaggatgaagaagaagaggaagagcctGTTAAAGCAGCACCTGGAAAACGGAAGAAGGAAATGACCAAACAGGAAGAAGTCCCTGAAGCCAAGAAACCGAAAGTGGCGAAAGGCTCAGAATCAACTACACCTTGTAATGTCTTCATTGAAAACCTTAACCCAAACAAGTCTGTTGCTGAATTAAAAGACGCCATCAGTGAACTTTTTGCTAAAAATGATCTTGCTGTTGTGGATGTCACAATTGGTACAATTAGAAAATTTGGCTATGTGGACTTTGAGTCTGCTGAAGACCTAGAAAAGGCCTTGGAGCTCACTGGtttaaaagtgtttggcaatgacATTAAactagaaaaaccaaaaggaagagacAGTAAGAAAGTTCGAGCTGCAGGaacacttttagaaaaaaaaaaaaacaaacaaacctttcaTTCAACATCACTGAGTTTGAATTAaaagaagtgtttgaagatgCCGTGGAGATCAGATTGGTTAGCCAGGATAGGAGGAGTAAAAGGATTGCTTATATTGAATTTAAGTCTGAAGCTGATGTAGagaaaaaatttgaaaagaagcaGGGAGCAGACATTAATGGGCAGTCTGTTTTACTCAACTACACTGGGGGAAAAGGACAACAAAGGCAAGAAAGAGCTGGAAAGAATAGCACTTGGGGTGCTGAATCAAAACCTTTGGTTTGAAGTAACCTTTTCTACAGTGCTGCACTGTAGGGACTCTTCAGGAAGTATTTGAGAACACAACTTTTATCAAAGCTCCCCAGAAACAACAAGGCAAATCTAAAGGGTATGCATTTATAGAATTTGCTTCATTTGAAGATGCTGAAGAAGCTTTAAGCTCCTGTAGTAAAATGGAAATTGGGAGCAGAACAATCAGGCTGGAGTTACAAGGACCCAGGGAATCACCTAATGCAAGAAGTCAGCCATCCAAAACTCTGTTTGTTAAAGGTCTGTCTGCAGATACCGCTGAAGAGACCTTAAAAGAATCATTTGTGGGCTCTGTTCATGCAAGAGTAGTCACTGATTGGGAAACTGGTTCCTCTAAAGGAAGATGCCAAAGCTGCCAAGGAGGTCATGGAAGATGGAGAAACTGATGGGAACAAAGTTACCTTGGACTGGGCCAAACCTAAGAGTGAAGGTGGTTGTGGTGGCCAAGGCAGTGGCAAAAGAGAAAGAGGCGGATTTGGTGGCAAAGGcctagtgggggaggggggtgtggaGAGGGGGCTTTGGAGGTTGAAGAGACTTCCAAAGTGGCAGACTTCAAGCCACAAGGAAAAAAGACGAAGTTTGACTAAATCCTTCCATCCCAGTCTTTCCCgattcattttaaagaaaggacTCTGGGATTTTACACTGTTACCTATTAAATGACAGAGCCTTTTAAGGACAGTTCaagaggcttttgtttgtttgtttgtttttgtttttttcctaaggtctttcttttttgtgtgtgttgagggTTGTAAAAGAATgtttatcatgttttttttttcttttgtttcaatgactttaggaaaaattaaaagtcctaaattctaaaatgaaaagaaagaaaagaaatcaaacaacacAACCAACAAATTGATTAATGAAATGAACAGAAGGTTTCAAGAGATAGACTACAAATAGTCGATGAACTTTTGAAAAATCTTTCCACTGTAAGAGACATCAGAAAAATTCGAATTAACACTTCCTTGATATCCATCTCTCCCTAGTCAGGATGCCAgtcatttagaaaacaaacaacaaatgttGGTTAGGACGTGACTAGAGAGAATGTGAACTAGCCCAGCTACTATTGAAGTCTAAAGACAATTCATCAAAAACCTAACATTTGGACCGTGGAGAAGCTTAGTGGTTCAAAATTTGCCCAAGtgtgagaacttgagtttggattcccagaatccacataagaGCAAATGCAAGGTTGttcctctgtaatcccagcgttcCCAGAGCAAAATGGGAGGTGGACACAGAATCTCTTAACCCCCTCAAAAAAACTAAGCTAAAAAtagatctaccatatgacccagcaacATCACCCCTAGATATTTACGCAAAAGACTCCAAATCACCATATCTCAGACACTTGCACAGCAATGCTTATTACAGTACTCTGCAAAAGCTAAGTGATGGAACCAACCTAAGTATTCAggagcagaaaattttaaaaaaatatttatttatttattatgtatccaatattctgtctgtgtgtatgcctgtaggccagaagagggcaccagaccccgttacagatggctgtgagccaccatgtggttgctgggaattgaactcaggacctttggaagagcaggcaatgctcttaacctctgagccatctcttcagcccaggaACAGAaaatttgataaagaaaatgagttgaAGGGCTGATAGGAAAGGCTTCGGCAGGTAGGGATGCTGGCCACACAAACCTGACATCGG
Protein-coding sequences here:
- the LOC119815205 gene encoding LOW QUALITY PROTEIN: nucleolin-like (The sequence of the model RefSeq protein was modified relative to this genomic sequence to represent the inferred CDS: inserted 4 bases in 3 codons; deleted 9 bases in 5 codons; substituted 1 base at 1 genomic stop codon) encodes the protein MQDPEGSKGPCPWEGKDHKKAVQLRIRQKNTVHPPDGRDAELSAFLLRQYLVTPTPEKEAHIKTYTTINQSFPVPNEKVTASKILQGLEEKREKIDTVVLLHVNLGQDEVTALDWHLSPLLRVGSAVITLMSFKQALDAMTHQTADSGAAVEVVKDIRGLRQALPSEVNQEWPLIVRNAAKVPSRTHPSSSSWYSRQHLSLVKKPEELAFKPGSTSVSASSLWRIKDPEEAASRGQDQMKEKMLEGPWKRGGQEAPHPKKTKMYQHSYHPPPKKLLFAAKRKPHPRKPQLDTMQRSTDCGDPHGDSKKVAPLPKEVEEYCEDEETSKDEEDDSSGEEEVVKPQKKKGKKAITTLSKKVVVSQTEKVVLPTPAKKAALVTPGKKAAATPASKAVTPAKQVXAPGKKGATQAKALVTGPGKMGAVAPAKVAKNGRNAKKEESDGDEEDDEDEDGSDEEEDDEEENESEPPIVKGKTIKIAAAAPTAEDEDKEDDGEDDDEEDDSGKSLTKGKETPAKVVPVKAKTVAEEDKEKDAEXEEEDEEEEEEPVKAAPGKRKKEMTKQEEVPEAKKPKVAKGSESTTPCNVFIENLNPNKSVAELKDAISELFAKNDLAVVDVTIGTIRKFGYVDFESAEDLEKALELTGLKVFGNDIKLEKPKGRDSKKVRAAGTLLEKKKQTNLSFNITEFELKEVFEDAVEIRLVSQDRRSKRIAYIEFKSEADVEKKFEKKQGADINGQSVLLNYTGGKGQQRQERAGKNSTWGAESKPLVXSNLFYSATVGTLQEVFENTTFIKAPQKQQGKSKGYAFIEFASFEDAEEALSSCSKMEIGSRTIRLELQGPRESPNARSQPSKTLFVKGLSADTAEETLKESFVGSVHARVVTDWETGSSKGXDAKAAKEVMEDGETDGNKVTLDWAKPKSEGGCGGQGSGKRERGGFGGKGLVGEGGVERGLWSFWEEPEGSRCHSGNACHPSLTSERLEKLELYPEPESSSECPELKLALILVYIRPHPQGANTREIAEEPWNLSQNSNVVFKGGLQGHDYFTHYLLNLYWLKNQGSLHQMLKEKEGKGGASPPGVWKGQWIQNHQIRPWISHRFYHCFAMLLTTTVSFA